Proteins encoded by one window of Thunnus thynnus chromosome 3, fThuThy2.1, whole genome shotgun sequence:
- the fgfbp2b gene encoding fibroblast growth factor-binding protein 2b yields the protein MRAGVRVLLLLLAVTVCVSSAQTNNSNNDNKQQQQQQRQQQQQQQQQQQQQQQQQQQQQQQRSIWDEPIRFSTKAKDSCTMVVSGAGDYTRLRVSCKGPSQGQSPARSYYCDFQGKPNLCRAYNLNPRHYFTQMMWELRKLSHACQGPKIYRPQMCKKYPDEAQMTFLATWPKTTTPKPSKPVQEPRKPAVPSQTKPVTTPKPVKPQPQPVKPQQPNKGTQQPSKGTQTRKTTHKPGKTTTRPTEQPDSKASRLATEYCWKSFHGICSYFISWFQN from the coding sequence ATGAGAGCCGGGGTGagagtgttgctgctgctcctggcagtgacagtttgtgtgtcatctgctcaaaccaacaacagcaacaatgacaacaagcagcagcagcagcagcagaggcagcagcaacagcagcagcaacagcagcagcagcagcagcaacagcagcagcagcagcagcagcagcagcgcagcATCTGGGATGAGCCCATCCGATTCAGCACCAAGGCCAAGGACTCCTGCACCATGGTAGTGTCTGGAGCCGGGGACTATACTCGTCTGCGTGTCTCCTGCAAAGGTCCGAGCCAGGGTCAGAGCCCAGCACGCTCCTACTACTGCGACTTCCAGGGAAAACCCAACCTGTGCCGTGCCTACAACCTCAACCCTCGCCACTACTTCACCCAGATGATGTGGGAGTTGAGGAAGCTGAGCCATGCCTGCCAGGGGCCCAAAATCTACCGCCCACAGATGTGTAAGAAATACCCCGACGAGGCCCAGATGACCTTCCTGGCCACCTGGCCCAAGACCACCACCCCCAAACCCTCCAAGCCCGTCCAGGAGCCGCGCAAACCAGCAGTGCCTTCCCAGACCAAGCCCGTCACTACTCCTAAACCTGTCAAGCCTCAGCCACAGCCCGTCAAGCCCCAGCAGCCAAATAAGGGCACCCAGCAGCCAAGTAAGGGCACTCAGACCAGAAAAACTACCCATAAGCCTGGGAAGACCACTACTCGCCCCACAGAGCAGCCCGACTCCAAAGCTTCCCGCCTCGCCACAGAGTACTGCTGGAAGAGCTTCCACGGCATCTGCAGCTACTTCATCAGCTGGTTCCAAAACTGA
- the fgfbp1b gene encoding fibroblast growth factor-binding protein 1, with translation MLLLRTLAPCLLMAFLAQQVSLSSGARGKGRTAEERGADRTVTPAPGRAQRSGGKSAAPAAAATGRGKFSTKDKMQCTWGARDVGDTVKLSVKCENPEARVKGGVTELRCDYNAKPQSCPGYQSDPRGFWKQVARALKKLKGKLCKDDRALVRTGMCKRAPRDAHFKLDISSSVASAQSGDVEPPRPPPPRRASTAAPAGSTACTRRADHRQKAEEYCNNAWASVCSFFFSMLQSDDC, from the coding sequence ATGTTACTGCTGAGGACTTTGGCTCCGTGTTTGCTGATGGCCTTCCTCGCGCAGCAGGTCTCTCTGTCCTCTGGTGCGCGCGGTAAAGGACGCACTGCAGAGGAGCGCGGAGCGGACCGGACCGTGACTCCAGCGCCGGGCAGAGCGCAGAGGAGCGGAGGCAAAAGCGCAGCACCAGCGGCAGCAGCGACCGGCCGCGGGAAGTTCTCCACCAAGGACAAGATGCAGTGCACGTGGGGGGCGAGAGACGTCGGTGACACCGTGAAGCTGTCGGTCAAATGCGAGAACCCGGAGGCGCGCGTCAAAGGCGGAGTCACTGAGCTCAGGTGTGACTACAACGCCAAACCTCAGAGCTGCCCGGGCTACCAGTCCGACCCCAGGGGCTTCTGGAAACAGGTGGCCCGCGCGCTCAAAAAGCTTAAGGGCAAACTGTGCAAGGATGACCGCGCGCTGGTGAGGACCGGCATGTGCAAGCGCGCGCCCCGGGATGCACACTTCAAACTTGACATCTCCAGCTCCGTGGCCTCCGCTCAGTCCGGAGATGTGGAGCCTCCCCGGCCGCCGCCACCTCGACGCGCCTCCACCGCGGCTCCTGCCGGATCGACAGCGTGCACGAGGCGCGCGGACCACCGGCAGAAGGCTGAAGAGTACTGCAACAACGCGTGGGCCAGCGTgtgctctttctttttctccatgCTGCAAAGTGACGACTGTTAA